The Acinonyx jubatus isolate Ajub_Pintada_27869175 chromosome D1, VMU_Ajub_asm_v1.0, whole genome shotgun sequence genome includes a window with the following:
- the CHST1 gene encoding carbohydrate sulfotransferase 1 gives MQCSWKAVLLLALASIAIQYTAIRTFTAKSFHTCPGLAEAGLAERLCEEGPTFAYNLSRKTHILILATTRSGSSFVGQLFNQHLDVFYLFEPLYHVQNTLIPRFTQGKSPADRRVMLGASRDLLRSLYDCDLYFLENYIKPPPVNHTTDRIFRRGASRVLCSRPVCDPPGSADLVLEEGDCVRKCGVLNLTVAAEACRERSHVAIKTVRVPEVNDLRALVEDPRLNLKVIQLVRDPRGILASRSETFRDTYRLWRLWYGTGRKPYNLDVTQLTTVCEDFSNSVSTGLTRPAWLKGKYMLVRYEDLARNPMKKTEEIYGFLGIPLDSHVARWIQNNTRGDPTLGKHKYGTVRNSAATAEKWRFRLSYDIVAFAQNACQRVLAQLGYKMATSEEELKNPSISLVEERDFRPFS, from the coding sequence ATGCAATGTTCCTGGAAGGCTGTCCTCCTCCTTGCCCTGGCCTCAATCGCCATCCAGTACACGGCCATCCGCACCTTCACCGCCAAGTCCTTCCACACCTGCCCGGGGctggcagaggcagggctggccGAGCGGCTGTGCGAGGAGGGCCCCACCTTCGCCTACAACCTCTCCCGCAAGACCCACATCCTCATTCTGGCCACCACGCGCAGCGGCTCCTCCTTCGTGGGCCAGCTCTTCAACCAGCACCTGGACGTCTTCTACCTGTTCGAGCCCCTCTACCACGTGCAGAACACGCTCATCCCCCGCTTCACCCAGGGCAAGAGCCCCGCGGACCGGCGGGTCATGCTGGGCGCCAGCCGCGACCTCCTGAGGAGCCTCTATGACTGTGACCTCTACTTCCTGGAGAACTACATCAAGCCGCCGCCCGTCAACCACACCACCGACAGGATCTTCCGCCGCGGGGCCAGCAGGGTGCTGTGCTCTCGCCCCGTGTGCGACCCCCCGGGCTCCGCCGACCTGGTGCTGGAGGAGGGGGACTGCGTGCGCAAGTGCGGCGTGCTGAACTTGACGGTGGCCGCCGAGGCCTGTCGGGAGCGCAGCCACGTGGCCATCAAGACCGTGCGGGTGCCCGAGGTCAACGACCTTCGGGCCCTGGTTGAGGACCCCCGGTTGAACCTCAAGGTCATCCAGCTGGTCCGGGACCCGCGTGGCATTCTGGCCTCCCGCAGCGAGACCTTCCGCGACACGTACCGGCTCTGGCGTCTCTGGTACGGCACGGGGAGGAAGCCCTACAACCTGGACGTGACGCAGCTGACCACGGTGTGCGAGGACTTCTCCAACTCCGTGTCCACCGGCCTCACGCGGCCCGCGTGGCTCAAGGGCAAGTACATGTTGGTGCGCTACGAGGACCTGGCCAGGAACCCCATGAAGAAGACCGAGGAGATCTACGGCTTCCTGGGGATCCCCTTGGACAGCCACGTGGCCCGCTGGATCCAGAACAACACGCGGGGCGACCCCACGTTGGGCAAGCACAAATACGGCACCGTGCGAAACTCGGCGGCCACGGCCGAGAAGTGGCGCTTCCGCCTCTCCTACGACATCGTGGCCTTTGCCCAGAACGCCTGCCAGCGGGTGCTGGCGCAGCTGGGCTACAAGATGGCCACGTCGGAGGAGGAGCTCAAGAACCCCTCCATCAGTCTGGTGGAGGAGCGGGACTTCCGCCCTTTCTCGTGA